CAAAGATGTCAGAAGTTGTTCATGATGTTACAGATGAGGAATTTTTAGAAGTTGTAGTAAAAGAACTGATCCGTATGCTCATACACGGCTTATTGCATACAAATGGATATGATCACAGTACGGAATTAGAGTATGGGTATGAGGATGACAATCCGGAGGCTATGTTCATAGAGCAAGAGCGAATACTAAAGATCATCCTAAAAACATATCAGAAAAGTAATTAATTTATATCAATACAGATGTATCTTTTTGCAGGTTTGGGGAATATTGGTGATAAATACAAAAATACACCGCATAATGCGGGATTTATGTTTGTAGATCAGTTCCGTGAGTACCTTGGATATGACACATTGTATAGTGTGAATGATTGGGTATATGACAAATACCTCAACGCCGAGCTTTCTATCGGAAAGGTTGGAATGGAGGAGAAAGTACTTTTTCTAAAGCCAATGACAATGATGAATGCATCAGGCCTAGCAGTTCGAGAGACATTAAATAGATACGACCTAAAAGCCTCAGAATCCCTTGTAGTTATACATGACGATCTGGATATACCCCTGGGGGAATATAAGATACAGCGTAATAAAGCTCCCAAGTCTCACAATGGTATAAATAATATCAAGCTAATGATCGGCACATCAGATTATCTTTCTGTACGGAT
The window above is part of the Candidatus Nomurabacteria bacterium genome. Proteins encoded here:
- a CDS encoding aminoacyl-tRNA hydrolase, with protein sequence MYLFAGLGNIGDKYKNTPHNAGFMFVDQFREYLGYDTLYSVNDWVYDKYLNAELSIGKVGMEEKVLFLKPMTMMNASGLAVRETLNRYDLKASESLVVIHDDLDIPLGEYKIQRNKAPKSHNGINNIKLMIGTSDYLSVRIGVENRVNKDISGEDYVLMKYKDQDLLLLNEVISDACRSLRSHLQV